A stretch of DNA from Erythrolamprus reginae isolate rEryReg1 chromosome 10, rEryReg1.hap1, whole genome shotgun sequence:
ATTGGGAGAAGCTTCTCTTTACCTTTCTTCTGTGAGGAGGATTCTCCAGGATTCTCTCAGTTTCACCCTGAATTTTCCCTTCCAGGTGGTCGATCACTACGAGAATCCCAGGAATGTGGGTTCCCTGGACAAGAAAGCCAAGAATGTGGGGACTGGCCTGGTGGGGGCCCCAGCCTGTGGTGACGTCATGAAACTGCAGGTAAGCAAAGGCCCTGCTTTTTTCCAGGCAGCTCAGCACGCCCAGCCGGTCCCCTTCCCCTTACTTGGCCTTGCCCTAAAATCGGGGTCTTTGTAACTGCCCTCAGGTCGAGGTGGACGAAAACGGAAAAATCGTGGACGCCAGGTTTAAGACGTTTGGCTGCGGGTCAGCAATCGCTTCGAGTTCTTTGGCGACAGAGTGGGTGAAAGGGAAGACGGTACGTGCTGCCCATTTCAAACCCCAGGCCGGTATTTAGAGACATTGTGAACCTTCGGCCTTGGTGGAGCATACTCTcatgtaaaataaatatttctaaagcAAAATAAACCTACGCAAAAGCTCCTGGGGAAAGAGCTACCCAGGCCTTTCTAAACTATCAATTTGGCTCAATTTCAGGTTGATGAAGCCTTGAAGATAAAAAACACGGATATTGCTAAAGAGCTTTGCCTGCCGCCAGTAAAACTTCACTGCTCGAGTGAGTAGAATTTTCACTTGATTGCATTCAAACACAGCCACATCATATGTTTTTCCAAGCTCTGACAGtgtcccccctcctctctttctccccagtgCTAGCAGAAGACGCCATCAAAGCGGCCCTGGCGGATTACAAGTTGAAGCAGGGGCCAAACTCCAACGGACCGGAGAAGAGCGCAGCCAGTATGTAGGACACCTGGGAGCCAGCTTCTCTTCATTCCCCTCGTAGCCTCAGCACGATATCTTAGGAGCTTGATCCACCGACGTTTTGGAAAGACGCACAACTCATACGCACAATGTTAAGACTGTATTAGAGCCAACAGGATAGACTGGCTTTGCTGCAGCTTTTTGCTCTTGGCTTCTTCTCCTTTATCGCTGTGAAAGGTCTTTGTCCGAGATATGATTTGTAGCCTTAAGGATGGCCACTAAAAGGGGCGGGGGAGGGGGGTTAGAGTTGTCTCTTAGCTACAAAGAAAAGTCCCAGGGCCATTTCAGGTGTGACCCTTGAGTCCACAGGGACAAGCAATGGTGTATGGCATGCCAGCAGTCTGGAGGCTCTTTGGGCTTAAGACTACAGTTCTGGTCATTGATTTGGGGAGTGACAACAGTGTAGTTTTATGTTACTGGCTTCATGTTCCCTTAACATGATAGGGCTGATAAGTACAGTAAATCTGTCTCTTCTATTTTCTAGGTTGGAATTCTAAAGAAAGGAATATATTATTTCAcctgttaattaattaatcagttaATTGATTGTTAATGCACACATTTCAAATTTGTTTGCTGTTCAGCCTGTGCTACACATGCAGAGATAATATATGTTTGTTCTACAGAACAACGAGCTCTTTTAATTTGCGTTTTCTTTATTTACATCACACCTTTGCTATTTTTACAAGCAACTCGAGGTGGAGAACATACCTGATGCTCCTTGCTCGTTTCCCTgtaacagaagtcttcaaacttggcgactttaagacttgtggaaagTCCCagaaaagtccacaagtcttaaagttgccacgtttggggacctctgccctataATAGCTGAGGAAAATAGGGActgacccaaggtcacccagatggctttcatgcctaagcaggactagaattcacatctCCCGGTGGTGTCTTACCTGTGAGGCCAAGCCACCTATTGGCCAGCGAGCAGTTGCTTGTTGCCTGGGGTGTTCTGAGAGCTAAAGTCCAAGGTGCCAAGCTTGAGAAATACTGTACCACATTTTTTTTATCAGTCCTAATTGACATTTTGGAAGTCTGGCATTCCCCCCCTCTGGTGCCTGGCTGGCGGTATCTGTCAGCTTGCGATCTCTTCGTTGCCCAAAGAATTTCACCGTTTGGCATAGATTGGAAAACCAGCACCAGAGAGCAGCAGGGTATTTCTCAGCACATGCGAAACGGCAGCTGCTGCTCTTgagggatttttaaaaacctacctaATGAGAATAAGAGGCTCCATTGAAGGCGCCAGAGGGGACGGTCTTTAAAGTAGGGGCCCATTGACATGTCCAGGCGGGCTGATGCGATGGGGACAATCGCAACGTGGCACTTCCCTCCTGCAAAGGCTGCCCCGGCCAGCATTCCTCAGAGGCCGGGGAGGAGAGGCTCCTGACAGGCAGGCGAAGGTTTGTCACCCCTCCCTCCTGCCTGAGTGCCAGCTGCCACCCTGTATTTGGGATAATTTATCGGCAGCTCAGGTTTCCAACCAAAACAGTCCTCAGCTGCCGAAACATGGCCTGCCTGCCGTTGATCCCAGCAACTGGGTAATCCCTCTGAATCCATCCCGGTCAGCAATAGGGCTCCCCATTCAAAGGCAAAAGGGAGAGAGGCTTAAAAATACaccattctgaaatattttgcatCCGAAGGAGTGCTTTCTGGCAGAgacagaagattgagggcagaaaaagacctcctggtccatctagtctgccctgatactatttcctgtattttatcttaggatgggtctatgctgatcccaggcatgttattattattttattattattacttattggatttgtatgccgcccctctccacagactcggggcggctaacaacagtgataaaaaacaacatgtaacaatccaatttaataaaacaactaaaaacccttattataaaaaccaaacatacacacaaacataccatacataacttgtaatggcctagggggaaggaatatcctaactcccccatgcctggcgacaaaggtgggtcttgagttatttgcaaaagacaaggagggtgggggccgttctaatctctggggggagttgattccagagggccggggctgccacagagaaggctcttcccctggggcccgccaaacgacatgtttcaattcagtcactgtggattgaccaaccacgtctgctggaagttggttccaagcctGGACTCCTCTCAGTAaaatactactctttcagtaaaatgataaagAGAAGTTTTTGTCAAAAGGGCTGGATCGAGCCATTTTGATCTGCCCGTTTTACCCAAGTTTTAgaatcagggtgtccagcaaacctggaaaacagaaaccagggaattatcagggaaattggtgatttgggaaatatcagggaatttgagaaaaaaacaaataaattggggggaaaacaaagtgtattaaaatgtttaaaagtcgggaaaattttgtttaaaaatatatatatattgcactgcctggcagagtcgagCAAAAATGGGCATAActctggcaacaacttgcttcctcagctactgctatttctccatggctgagctgtttggtatgatgtcatctatgaccattgccttaactagatcacaagttacagggaaatatcgtggaatttccaaatgcttttccccctggacaccctgcaaGTTTTCATTTCCATAGATGACCTCCACCTTTTAAAAGCTCTCCAAGAAACAAAGCTTAGATGATCACCGCGTTGCCTTCCTCTTTTAAATCTTCCCTGGTGCTCAACAGCCACATCTCTGTTGCCCTAAGCTCTCATGTAGTTTGTTCTGGTGGTATATCGTGCCAACTGGGGCCACATCCTGGTTTATGACAAAATGCAAGCCCAGTTTAAACGCAGATCCTGCAATGTGGAGCCGGGAAGGAGCCCAAAAGGTTTTGCTTTCAATAGCCCTGGGGTGGGAAGGGGCTTCTGGGGAGGGGCCGCCACAGCCCGAGGGAAAGGCTACGTCTGGAGCATTCCTTGAAGGCGGTTAGAAATGAAAGGAGTCGGTGTTCTGTCCATCTCTCTCTGCCTGTCATAAATATTGGGCAGATTTCTCTAAATCTGGACCATGGGAACCCACAGACAAACCCACAGCAACGGCAAAATTACAGCCCTCCCTTTGTTCCCGGAGTGGCCAAACCTTCAGGGCTCCAAGCAGCCATTTTTAGTCTTTGAGGTTTCTGCTGGATTCGAGGTCAGCATTTCATGGTTTCTTGGCACACTCTGCCGTGCCGGGCTGCAGGACCTTTGAGTCAGGCtgtcttctccccccaccccaaagcaCTATCAAAAGCGGCAGTGCCTGGTCAGCATCCCCACCACCCCAGAAAACATGTccccttttagaaacatagaagagtgacggctgaaaaagacctcctggtccatctggtctgcccttatgctatttcctgtattttatctcaggatggatctatgttaaacccaggcatgtttaaattcagtgactctgCATTGACcaaacatgtctgctggaagtttgttccaagcatctactatttcagtcaaataatattttctcacgtggcttctgatctttcccccaactaacctcagattgtgcccccttgtccttgtgttcactttcctattaaaaacacttccctcctggaccttatttaacacttgaacatatttaaatgtttcgatcatgtcccccctttcccttctgtcctccagactagacagattgagtccatgaagtctttcctgatctatttgatgcttaagaccttccaccatttttgtagcccatctttggacccattcaatttgatccatctctttttataggtgaggtctccagaactggacacagtattattccaaatgtggtctcaccagcgctctctatatagcgggatcacaatctccctcttcctgcttgtcatacctctagctatgcagccaagcattctccttgctttccctaccgcctgactgcacggtTCACctatttggagactgtcagaaatcacgacccctcaatcctttTGTACAGTTCTCAGAGTCTATATGGGAAAAGCCATTTAGAAAACGCACCTTTCCCCTGCTTGGGGCATAAAAAGCCTTGCGGATTTGGTTCCTTAAAAACAGCCTGACCAAATGCTCCCAAGTTCAGCGGCTTTGTgctcagagaaagggagaggcagaaaaaataataataattggggaGGTTTGTTTTGCACACTCCTATCTCTCCTTCGCAAGCCTGCATCAGTGTTGACCTTGCCAAGGGTTTGTGTTGCTTCTTCTTTCTGAGAAATTACGCAAATTGCAGATTTGAAGGTTTTCTGCAAAGGAGGATATAGACATAAAGTGGCGACAGGTTCTGCAGAATTGGGAGTTTGAAAGCAGAGCTGTGCCTGGAGTTGAAAGCAAGCAAGGGGGAAAATGAGGCATCCCCAgtctcaactttttactaagtctgcacttctatttctattagttttttctcacccttttcctcccacttagaactgtaacttgttgcttgtatccttaagatttttattaatattgattgtttcttcatttgcttatttggcccctatgacaatcattaagtcttgtaccaaatgattcttgacaaatctatttcTTGCGTGTGTGTACAATGAGagtgtatgcaccaaagacaaattccttgtgtatccaatcacacttggccaataaagaattctattctattctattctaaacccccttcttcttccaccccGGTTCTCCCCATGGCTGAGGCTTCAAGGCAGGCACAATTTCTCCCCCAGAGTCCAGAGTGCCCTATGGAAGTGGTGGTGGGGAAAATCTCCACCGGGAGGCCTCTCTCTGGCCCAAGAATGCCGGCTATTTCCTCTTTGAATCCCAGGAGAGAAAGAAGTTTCACAACATTGCGTCGAGCCACCGAGAGACAGTGAAAAGTCAAACCCAGCAGAAGGAGGGCAGGGGGAGAACCTTTGGGGGCTGTTTGGGAAACAGGATGAGAAGGAGGGAGACGGGAGGGGGGTCTCTCTTGATGCAGCccagaattgtgttggctttgggggcagctgctgcacatggctggctccaaTTTAAACGATTTAGTGGACCCCTTCTCCATATAACCCAGTGGGTCAAAGAGGAAATGTAATTCAGATTTTGAGGAGGGGTTTGGGTGTAATCTGAGACTGGAGGAACTGTTTCCAAGAAAGAAATGAGATTTTTATAGGCTGCATATTAAGTAAGAACTCTTTTTTGGcctgcgggcgggggggggggagacccccTTCCATTTCTGTGCCAACAATTATTTTGCTCTTTCAGGTCTGTTGCCTGGAGAATTCAGGGCCTCATCCACACATCCACACAACGCCtgctttatcattttttaatagaACATACATTTATaatggaaaaaaatacatttggacTCAAGGGTCAGGCAAGGAAAAGAAACATTACAGTGGTGGCATTTTATCAAACTtggga
This window harbors:
- the ISCU gene encoding iron-sulfur cluster assembly enzyme ISCU; this translates as MEACLRFPAQQRRKEIPARQSERLSSLLDGQVGGAWLRGSAPSPCRALMASRSPRPTLLLILRAYPRPLLATAQWLRKGTKMAALRASGVRVAALLRPGLARPPPPPAAGYHEKVVDHYENPRNVGSLDKKAKNVGTGLVGAPACGDVMKLQVEVDENGKIVDARFKTFGCGSAIASSSLATEWVKGKTVDEALKIKNTDIAKELCLPPVKLHCSMLAEDAIKAALADYKLKQGPNSNGPEKSAASM